A single Actinomadura algeriensis DNA region contains:
- a CDS encoding type I polyketide synthase → MTGIGERLAGLAGDRRDELDARSRAAAATIAGEPIAIVGMACRLPGGVNDAQDYWELLLDGRNAVGEVPADRWDADALYDPDPHVPGRMNSRWGGFLDDVAGFDAEFFGISPREAAAMDPQQRILLEVAWEALEQAGIEPGGLAGSRTGVFAGIYHSDYRGLQAAEPDAYSSTGTAHSVAVGRIGYLLGSRGPGVAVDTACSASLVSAHLAGQSLRLREIDLAVVGGVNVILDPGTQIAMSQWGMLAPDGRCKSFDAAADGFVRGEGCGVVVLKRLVDAVRDGDAVTAVIRGSAVNSDGRSQGVTAPSGIAQREVMRSALERAGVAPESVGYVESHGTGTTLGDPIEFESLHAVYGTGGGTPPCALGAVKTNIGHLESAAGVVGLIKAALAVRHGTVPPNLHFDRWNPAIDAGGSRFFVPGRATPWPSGEGVRRAAVSSFGFSGTNAHVVLEEHVRAAAPPADPGLAIYPVAATSPERMRDTAGALASWLAGDGGRVPPADLGRTLARRADRPARGAVVAATREELVAGLAALAGGRPSPNAAAAAPGTGAAGPVWVFSGQGGQWPGMARELLEGDAAFAAAVAELDPIVRAEAGFSPAAVLRAGRPDEMSGVARVQPLLFTMQLALAESWRSHGVEPAAVIGHSMGEIAAAVVARALSPRDGAAIVCRRSRLLATVAGQGSMAAVEAPVDRVRAAVSEAAALGEVDIAVHAGPNQTVVSGTAAAMRALMDKLTADGIDVREIKVDVASHSPLMDPLAAPLREALDDLRPARPEVPFHSTVYGPGDGLPALDADYWAANLRRPVRFADAVRAAAEHGHRLFLEVGPHPVLGAALDDTLLDALGDDDFTVAWSMRRDEPARREMLTALAKVYTAGHPVPWDGFFRAGTMTAVPPTPWRHRRFWAETARPNPPSTEPVPAPEWMSRVVWPVAEPAEAPARPSGDWLVVAQDDGDEELAADLVDRLRAVGATARSTRRPDAAERAPGATGVILLVTRPAAGGDPARAGRTAAAVLGLARSLAAPGRTGRLWLVTRGAQAVGGEPELNAAHAPVWGLGRWLAAQHPGVHGGLIDLAPVPTSDDAACVLAELGAGPDDAQAAYRDGTRHVPRLRPVEDAPAGPVRPIPGDGVCVVVGGTGRIGPALLPGLVRLGARHLVVVSRGGLRGESAAAAERLRAEGVPVGDVRADVADEAAVQALFRRFGTDLPPLRAIVQAALTDGTARLEDMDEAHLAAMFASKVDGSALLDRLSEEHDVRCFLGFSALAALFGGWDPAYAAANCYLETLVHARRLRGLPGHVVNWGAWREGIEGTPQQSLFEGAGLRLMPGGRAVRTLGPVLADAAVQTVVADADWNLLGRADAAVPSPLLRELTATAPESGAGPEDGGGPPEGGRESLRRHVRAAVAEVLKFPEPEALGVDQNFFDIGLDSLMSLLIQRRLRVLLGRPLPPLRLSAHPTVEILTDRLHQLLNEPPSRP, encoded by the coding sequence ATGACGGGGATCGGCGAGCGGCTCGCGGGACTGGCCGGGGACCGCAGGGACGAACTGGACGCACGGTCGCGTGCGGCGGCCGCGACGATCGCCGGTGAACCCATCGCCATCGTCGGCATGGCGTGCCGGCTGCCCGGCGGCGTCAACGACGCGCAGGACTACTGGGAGCTGCTGCTGGACGGGCGGAACGCCGTGGGGGAGGTCCCGGCCGACCGCTGGGACGCGGACGCCCTCTACGATCCCGACCCGCACGTCCCCGGCCGCATGAACTCTCGCTGGGGCGGCTTCCTGGACGACGTGGCGGGCTTCGACGCCGAGTTCTTCGGGATCTCGCCGCGCGAGGCGGCCGCCATGGACCCGCAGCAGCGCATCCTGCTGGAGGTCGCCTGGGAGGCGCTGGAACAGGCCGGCATCGAACCCGGCGGCCTCGCGGGCTCCCGCACCGGCGTGTTCGCCGGGATCTACCACTCCGACTACCGCGGTCTCCAGGCCGCCGAACCGGACGCCTACAGCAGCACGGGCACCGCGCACAGCGTGGCGGTCGGCCGCATCGGCTACCTCCTCGGCTCGCGCGGCCCCGGCGTCGCGGTGGACACCGCGTGCTCGGCCTCGCTGGTCTCGGCGCACCTGGCCGGCCAGAGCCTGCGGCTGCGGGAGATCGACCTCGCCGTGGTCGGCGGCGTGAACGTCATCCTCGACCCCGGTACGCAGATCGCCATGTCGCAATGGGGGATGCTGGCCCCCGACGGCCGCTGCAAGAGCTTCGACGCCGCCGCCGACGGGTTCGTCCGCGGTGAGGGCTGCGGCGTGGTGGTGCTCAAGCGGCTCGTCGACGCGGTGCGGGACGGCGACGCGGTGACCGCGGTGATCCGCGGCTCGGCGGTGAACTCCGACGGCCGCTCGCAGGGCGTCACGGCGCCCAGCGGCATCGCCCAGCGCGAGGTCATGCGAAGCGCTTTGGAGCGGGCGGGGGTCGCGCCCGAGTCGGTCGGCTACGTCGAGAGCCACGGCACGGGAACGACGCTCGGCGACCCCATCGAGTTCGAGTCGCTCCACGCGGTCTACGGGACGGGCGGCGGGACGCCGCCCTGCGCGCTCGGCGCCGTCAAGACGAACATCGGGCATCTGGAATCGGCCGCCGGCGTCGTCGGCCTGATCAAGGCGGCGCTCGCGGTCCGGCACGGCACCGTCCCGCCGAACCTGCACTTCGACCGCTGGAATCCCGCGATCGATGCCGGGGGCAGCCGGTTCTTCGTGCCGGGCCGGGCGACGCCGTGGCCTTCGGGCGAGGGCGTGCGCCGGGCCGCCGTCTCGTCCTTCGGGTTCAGCGGGACCAACGCGCACGTCGTCCTGGAGGAGCACGTGCGTGCCGCCGCTCCGCCCGCCGATCCGGGGCTCGCGATCTACCCGGTCGCCGCGACGTCCCCCGAACGGATGCGGGACACGGCGGGCGCGCTGGCGTCCTGGCTGGCGGGCGACGGCGGCCGGGTGCCGCCGGCCGACCTCGGGCGCACGCTGGCACGGCGCGCGGACCGTCCCGCCCGGGGCGCGGTCGTCGCCGCCACCCGCGAAGAGCTGGTCGCGGGGCTGGCCGCGCTGGCGGGCGGCCGGCCGTCGCCGAACGCGGCCGCCGCGGCGCCCGGAACCGGCGCCGCGGGACCGGTGTGGGTGTTCTCCGGCCAGGGCGGCCAGTGGCCCGGCATGGCACGGGAACTGCTGGAGGGCGACGCCGCATTCGCGGCGGCCGTGGCCGAACTGGACCCGATCGTCCGGGCCGAGGCCGGGTTCTCCCCGGCGGCGGTGCTGCGGGCCGGACGGCCCGACGAGATGAGCGGGGTCGCGAGGGTCCAGCCGCTGCTGTTCACCATGCAGCTCGCGCTGGCCGAGTCCTGGCGCTCCCACGGCGTGGAGCCCGCCGCCGTGATCGGCCACTCCATGGGCGAGATCGCGGCCGCCGTCGTCGCGCGCGCGCTGAGCCCGCGCGACGGTGCCGCGATCGTCTGCCGGCGCTCCCGGCTGCTGGCGACGGTCGCCGGCCAGGGGAGCATGGCCGCGGTCGAGGCCCCGGTGGACCGGGTGCGCGCCGCCGTCTCCGAGGCCGCCGCACTCGGCGAGGTCGACATCGCCGTGCACGCCGGACCCAACCAGACCGTCGTGTCGGGGACGGCCGCGGCGATGCGCGCGCTGATGGACAAGCTGACGGCGGACGGCATCGACGTGCGCGAGATCAAGGTCGACGTGGCGTCGCACTCGCCCCTCATGGACCCGCTCGCCGCTCCGCTGCGGGAGGCGCTGGACGATCTGCGGCCCGCCCGCCCCGAGGTGCCGTTCCACTCCACCGTGTACGGCCCGGGCGACGGGCTTCCCGCGCTCGACGCCGACTACTGGGCGGCGAACCTGCGGCGGCCCGTCAGGTTCGCCGACGCGGTGCGGGCGGCGGCGGAGCACGGTCACCGCCTGTTCCTCGAGGTCGGCCCGCATCCGGTCCTCGGCGCCGCGTTGGACGACACCCTGCTGGACGCGCTCGGCGACGACGACTTCACCGTCGCCTGGAGCATGCGCAGGGACGAACCCGCCCGGCGGGAGATGCTGACCGCCCTGGCGAAGGTGTACACCGCGGGGCATCCCGTGCCCTGGGACGGTTTCTTCCGTGCGGGCACGATGACCGCCGTCCCCCCGACGCCTTGGCGGCATCGCCGTTTCTGGGCGGAGACGGCGCGGCCGAACCCGCCGTCCACCGAGCCCGTCCCGGCGCCCGAGTGGATGTCGAGGGTCGTGTGGCCGGTCGCGGAACCGGCGGAGGCACCCGCTCGTCCGTCCGGGGACTGGCTGGTCGTCGCTCAGGACGACGGGGACGAGGAGCTCGCCGCCGACCTCGTCGACCGGCTGCGCGCGGTCGGCGCGACGGCGCGCTCGACGCGGCGGCCGGACGCCGCCGAGCGGGCGCCCGGCGCGACCGGCGTGATCCTGCTCGTGACGCGACCCGCGGCGGGCGGCGACCCCGCCCGGGCCGGACGCACCGCCGCCGCAGTCCTCGGCCTGGCCCGCTCCCTCGCCGCGCCCGGCCGGACGGGACGCCTGTGGCTGGTCACCCGCGGCGCACAGGCGGTCGGCGGCGAACCCGAGCTCAACGCCGCCCACGCACCCGTGTGGGGACTGGGCCGGTGGCTGGCCGCGCAGCACCCCGGCGTCCACGGCGGGCTCATCGACCTGGCGCCCGTCCCCACCTCGGACGACGCCGCCTGCGTCCTGGCCGAGCTGGGCGCGGGACCGGACGACGCGCAGGCGGCCTATCGCGACGGCACGCGGCACGTCCCGCGCCTCCGCCCGGTGGAGGACGCGCCCGCCGGACCCGTCCGTCCCATCCCCGGGGACGGTGTCTGCGTGGTCGTCGGCGGCACCGGCCGCATCGGGCCGGCGCTGCTGCCCGGACTGGTCCGCCTGGGGGCGCGTCACCTGGTGGTCGTGTCGCGTGGCGGGCTGCGCGGCGAATCCGCCGCGGCCGCCGAACGCCTGCGCGCCGAGGGGGTGCCGGTCGGCGACGTGCGCGCCGACGTCGCCGACGAGGCCGCCGTGCAGGCGCTGTTCCGCCGGTTCGGCACCGACCTGCCCCCGCTGCGCGCGATCGTCCAGGCCGCCCTGACCGACGGCACGGCGCGGCTGGAGGACATGGACGAGGCCCATCTGGCCGCGATGTTCGCCTCCAAGGTCGACGGCAGCGCGCTGCTCGACCGTCTCAGCGAGGAGCACGACGTCCGGTGTTTCCTCGGCTTCTCCGCGCTGGCGGCGCTGTTCGGCGGCTGGGATCCCGCGTACGCCGCCGCCAACTGCTACCTGGAGACCCTCGTGCACGCCCGTCGGCTGCGCGGCCTGCCGGGACACGTCGTCAACTGGGGCGCGTGGCGCGAGGGCATCGAGGGCACGCCGCAGCAGTCGCTGTTCGAGGGCGCCGGACTGCGCCTGATGCCCGGCGGCCGCGCCGTGCGGACCCTGGGCCCGGTGCTCGCCGACGCGGCCGTCCAGACCGTGGTGGCCGACGCCGACTGGAACCTGCTCGGACGCGCCGACGCGGCCGTCCCGTCCCCGCTGCTCAGGGAGCTGACCGCCACGGCGCCGGAGAGCGGGGCCGGGCCGGAGGACGGCGGCGGGCCGCCGGAGGGCGGCCGGGAGAGCCTGCGCCGGCACGTCCGCGCCGCGGTCGCCGAGGTGCTGAAATTTCCCGAGCCGGAGGCGCTCGGCGTGGACCAGAACTTCTTCGACATCGGCCTGGACTCGCTGATGAGCCTGCTCATCCAGCGCCGCCTGCGGGTGCTGCTCGGCCGGCCGCTGCCTCCGCTGCGGCTGTCCGCGCATCCGACCGTGGAGATCCTCACCGACCGTCTTCACCAGTTGCTGAACGAGCCGCCGTCCCGTCCCTGA
- a CDS encoding response regulator translates to MTVRVLVVDDHLPVRVGFSMIINAADGVEVVGEAGDGEQALRLAQKLTPDVVLMDIRMPRLDGIATTRRMCVLGVTNVLLTTAFDADEYLFAALRAGAAGFLLKDTDADSLIRALRSVADGGGVLSPSVTRRLITDYAARMSPPETREQQAKVLEPLTAREREVLACVGRGLSNRQIATELRLAENTAKTHVSRVLAKLGLSSRVQAAILAQELDLA, encoded by the coding sequence ATGACCGTCCGCGTTCTCGTCGTCGACGACCATCTTCCCGTCCGGGTGGGCTTCTCCATGATCATCAATGCGGCCGACGGCGTGGAGGTCGTCGGCGAGGCCGGCGACGGTGAGCAGGCCCTGCGGCTGGCGCAGAAGCTCACCCCCGACGTGGTCCTCATGGACATACGCATGCCCCGGCTGGACGGAATCGCCACCACCCGGCGGATGTGCGTGCTGGGCGTGACCAACGTCCTGCTGACCACGGCGTTCGACGCCGACGAGTACCTGTTCGCCGCGCTGCGCGCGGGGGCGGCCGGGTTCCTGTTGAAGGACACCGACGCCGACTCGCTGATCAGGGCGCTGCGATCGGTGGCGGACGGGGGCGGGGTGCTGTCGCCGAGCGTGACCCGGCGGCTGATCACCGACTACGCGGCCCGGATGTCGCCGCCGGAGACGCGCGAGCAGCAGGCGAAGGTGCTCGAACCGCTCACCGCACGGGAACGGGAGGTGCTGGCCTGCGTCGGGCGGGGCCTGTCCAACCGGCAGATCGCCACCGAGCTCCGACTCGCCGAGAACACCGCCAAAACGCATGTCAGCCGTGTGCTCGCCAAGCTCGGGCTGAGCAGCAGGGTGCAGGCGGCCATCCTGGCGCAGGAACTCGACCTGGCCTGA
- a CDS encoding sensor histidine kinase: MGRSAWLAAPLVLVSGSLLLCRTRPLLALGLAAAAIAADAVVGPSLLPVPILAHLLHHATLRGPAGVVPWVTGGGYVACGLVALATLACTESVRLGVLTAMCASLLLVRPSVTGLMVRRQVERAEQAQRRIGVERSKLVMQERARVAGDIHDIVGNYLSAIALQSTAAMATAPRDNEKHLTALAEIRRSSLEGAGEIRRMVAALRADERNPRSAPAALDLARVLMERMEKLGSPARLRTLGAPVALHEDIETVACRIIQESLTNVLKHACRSAVDVTVAYKPDQVVITVENDMCAVDADLAFNGSGFGLAGMAERAVRVGGTCTARRRGDRWRVHAVLPSYPVGRSRSERSSPEESLS, encoded by the coding sequence ATGGGTCGGTCGGCATGGCTCGCCGCCCCGTTGGTCCTGGTCAGCGGGTCGTTGCTGCTGTGCCGGACGAGACCACTGCTCGCGCTGGGGCTGGCGGCGGCAGCCATCGCCGCCGACGCGGTGGTGGGTCCGTCGCTGCTCCCCGTTCCCATCCTGGCCCACCTCCTTCATCACGCGACCCTGCGCGGGCCGGCCGGCGTGGTTCCGTGGGTCACCGGCGGAGGTTACGTCGCGTGCGGGCTGGTGGCACTGGCCACCCTCGCCTGCACGGAGAGCGTCCGGCTCGGCGTGCTGACCGCGATGTGCGCGTCCCTGCTGCTGGTGCGGCCGTCCGTGACCGGACTGATGGTCCGCAGGCAGGTCGAGCGTGCGGAGCAGGCGCAACGGAGGATCGGGGTGGAACGAAGCAAGTTGGTGATGCAGGAGAGGGCCCGCGTGGCGGGCGACATACACGACATCGTGGGCAACTATCTGAGCGCCATCGCGTTGCAGTCCACCGCCGCGATGGCCACCGCCCCCCGCGACAACGAGAAGCATCTGACCGCCCTGGCGGAGATCCGGCGGAGCAGCCTGGAGGGGGCGGGCGAGATCCGCCGCATGGTCGCCGCACTGCGCGCCGACGAGCGGAATCCGAGGTCGGCTCCCGCGGCGCTCGATCTGGCCCGGGTGCTCATGGAGCGCATGGAGAAACTGGGGTCGCCTGCGCGGTTGCGGACGCTGGGCGCCCCCGTCGCACTGCACGAGGACATCGAGACGGTCGCCTGCCGGATCATCCAGGAGTCGCTCACCAACGTGCTCAAGCACGCGTGCCGGTCCGCCGTCGACGTCACCGTCGCCTACAAGCCGGACCAGGTGGTGATCACGGTGGAGAACGACATGTGCGCCGTGGACGCCGACCTGGCGTTCAACGGTTCCGGGTTCGGCCTGGCCGGCATGGCCGAGCGGGCCGTGCGGGTCGGCGGGACGTGCACCGCGCGGCGGCGCGGGGACCGGTGGCGGGTGCACGCGGTACTGCCGTCGTACCCGGTCGGCCGGAGCCGGTCGGAACGTTCTTCTCCAGAGGAGTCACTGTCATGA
- a CDS encoding acyl carrier protein encodes MNTAGNDIDSMVAGIVEEVAGAPRDEVTPDKHLMQDLDVDSLGVVEIGAAIFDRFEVEIDDDEIKDIRTVGDVTELIRRHLTARAAAS; translated from the coding sequence ATGAACACGGCCGGAAACGATATCGACTCGATGGTGGCCGGGATAGTCGAAGAAGTGGCGGGCGCGCCCCGTGACGAGGTGACTCCGGACAAGCACCTGATGCAGGACCTCGACGTGGATTCCCTGGGCGTCGTCGAGATCGGGGCCGCGATTTTCGACCGGTTCGAGGTCGAAATCGACGATGACGAAATCAAGGACATCAGAACGGTCGGAGACGTCACCGAGCTGATCAGGCGTCACCTGACCGCCCGCGCGGCGGCCTCCTGA
- the fabI gene encoding enoyl-ACP reductase FabI, translated as MGILDGKNILITGVLSPSSIAFKAARAAQAEGAEVVLTAYGRRSLVERVAARLPEPPPVVALDVADTAQLDALAERVGVHLDGLDGVLHAIAFAPPGALGGEFLRTSWEDAATTFRASTFSLQALAGAVLPLLRPGASIVALDYDDGGASPGYDWMGVAKSGLESCARYLAHYLGPRGVRVNLVAAGPLRTVASTRIPGFGDSLADWDERAPLGWRPDDHAHVARACAALLSDWFPATTGEIVHVDGGRHAMAP; from the coding sequence ATGGGAATTCTCGACGGCAAGAACATCCTGATCACCGGTGTGCTGAGCCCCTCGTCGATCGCGTTCAAGGCCGCCCGGGCCGCCCAGGCGGAGGGCGCCGAGGTCGTGCTCACCGCCTACGGTCGCCGCAGCCTGGTGGAGCGGGTCGCGGCGCGGCTCCCCGAACCGCCGCCGGTCGTCGCTCTCGACGTCGCCGACACCGCGCAGCTCGACGCGCTGGCCGAGCGGGTCGGCGTGCACCTCGACGGGCTGGACGGCGTCCTGCACGCGATCGCGTTCGCGCCGCCGGGAGCGCTCGGCGGGGAGTTCCTGCGAACCTCGTGGGAGGACGCGGCGACGACGTTCCGGGCGTCGACCTTCTCGCTGCAGGCGCTCGCGGGCGCGGTGCTGCCGCTGCTGCGTCCCGGCGCCTCCATCGTGGCGCTCGACTACGACGACGGCGGAGCGTCCCCCGGCTATGACTGGATGGGGGTCGCCAAGTCCGGGCTGGAGTCGTGCGCCCGCTACCTGGCGCACTACCTGGGGCCGCGCGGCGTGCGAGTGAACCTGGTCGCGGCGGGGCCGCTGCGGACGGTCGCCTCGACCCGCATCCCCGGGTTCGGGGACTCGCTGGCGGACTGGGACGAGCGCGCGCCGCTGGGCTGGCGGCCCGACGACCACGCGCACGTCGCACGGGCGTGCGCGGCGCTGCTGTCGGACTGGTTCCCCGCGACCACGGGCGAGATCGTCCATGTGGACGGCGGCCGGCACGCGATGGCCCCATAG
- a CDS encoding fatty acyl-AMP ligase, which produces MNGLAGPASPGGGPAEPDDLVAIVRRRAARTPENVAFSFMDFAADRAGRARAVDYETLDERARAIAATLRRTCAPGDRVAVTCPHGPGYVEAWLGCLYAGCVAVPLPGPERPGQAVRLRGVLADCAPSRVLTTTGVRADVEAALDGAPGAALDAVLCVDRVPTEAAADWSDPPRSPGDLAFLQYTSGSTREPVGVCVSHANLIANVRQIERQSEMDDRSVVVSWLPFFHDMGLISGIVLPLGVGAHAVLFTPMAFLQEPRRWLRLISDYRGTWTAGPDFAFELCVRRIAPDRRRDLDLSSLTGMTDGSEQVRSDGIGAFLDAFVPCGLDPVAVSPGYGLAEATLGVTSADRGAVIRAFDRAELTAGRARPAAPGGRPARELVSCGPPLPEVSVLIVDPDTGAELPPGRIGEVCASGPNITEGYWGRPDLTRAVFADSLAGRPGRWLRTGDMGFLRDGELYVTGRRKELVVVDGRNHAPADVESTVERAHAAIRPGGVAAFAVETADGEGLGVAVELRGGRLDEPVGVVADAVNAVLAAEHGLRAEELVFLRPGRLPRTTSGKIRRAECRTRFAAGGLDPLDSAVIAAVAADGMATDGMVTDGAADGAR; this is translated from the coding sequence GTGAACGGGCTCGCGGGGCCCGCCTCGCCCGGCGGCGGCCCGGCCGAGCCGGACGATCTCGTGGCGATCGTCCGGCGTCGTGCCGCGCGCACGCCCGAGAACGTGGCCTTCTCCTTCATGGACTTCGCCGCCGACCGGGCGGGACGGGCCCGGGCCGTCGACTACGAGACCCTGGACGAGCGCGCCCGGGCGATCGCCGCGACCCTCCGGCGGACCTGCGCGCCCGGCGACCGGGTGGCGGTGACGTGCCCGCACGGCCCCGGCTACGTGGAGGCGTGGCTCGGCTGCCTGTACGCGGGGTGCGTCGCGGTGCCGCTTCCCGGCCCGGAGCGGCCGGGCCAGGCCGTCCGGCTGCGCGGTGTGCTGGCCGACTGCGCACCGAGCCGCGTGCTCACGACCACCGGCGTGCGCGCCGACGTCGAGGCGGCGCTGGACGGTGCGCCGGGGGCCGCCCTGGACGCGGTCCTGTGCGTCGACCGGGTGCCGACGGAGGCGGCCGCCGACTGGTCCGACCCGCCCCGATCGCCCGGTGACCTGGCCTTCCTCCAGTACACCTCGGGTTCCACCCGTGAGCCGGTGGGGGTGTGCGTCAGCCACGCCAACCTGATCGCGAACGTCCGGCAGATCGAGCGGCAGTCGGAGATGGACGACCGTTCGGTGGTGGTGTCCTGGCTGCCGTTCTTCCACGACATGGGGCTGATCTCGGGCATCGTGCTGCCGCTGGGGGTCGGCGCGCACGCGGTGCTGTTCACGCCGATGGCGTTCCTGCAGGAGCCGCGCCGGTGGCTGCGGCTGATCTCCGACTATCGGGGCACCTGGACCGCCGGCCCCGACTTCGCCTTCGAGCTGTGCGTGCGCCGGATCGCGCCCGACCGGCGCCGCGACCTGGACCTGAGCTCGCTCACCGGCATGACCGACGGCAGCGAGCAGGTGCGGTCCGACGGCATCGGGGCCTTCCTGGACGCCTTCGTCCCGTGCGGCCTCGACCCGGTGGCCGTCTCGCCCGGCTACGGGCTCGCCGAGGCGACCCTCGGGGTGACCTCCGCCGACCGCGGCGCGGTGATCCGCGCCTTCGACCGCGCGGAGCTCACGGCGGGCCGCGCGCGGCCCGCCGCGCCCGGCGGGCGGCCCGCGCGGGAACTGGTGAGTTGCGGGCCGCCGCTGCCGGAGGTGAGCGTGCTGATCGTCGATCCGGACACGGGCGCGGAACTGCCGCCGGGCCGGATCGGCGAGGTCTGCGCGAGCGGCCCCAACATCACCGAAGGCTACTGGGGACGGCCCGACCTGACCCGCGCGGTCTTCGCCGACTCCCTCGCCGGGCGGCCGGGCCGCTGGCTGCGCACCGGCGACATGGGCTTCCTGCGCGACGGCGAGCTGTACGTCACCGGCCGCCGCAAGGAACTGGTGGTCGTGGACGGCCGCAACCACGCCCCCGCCGACGTCGAGTCGACCGTCGAGCGGGCGCACGCGGCGATCCGGCCGGGCGGCGTGGCGGCCTTCGCGGTGGAGACGGCGGACGGGGAGGGACTGGGCGTCGCCGTGGAGCTGCGCGGCGGGCGGCTCGACGAACCGGTCGGCGTGGTGGCCGATGCGGTGAACGCGGTCCTCGCGGCCGAACACGGGCTGCGCGCGGAGGAGCTGGTGTTCCTGCGGCCGGGCCGGCTGCCGCGGACCACCAGCGGCAAGATCCGGCGTGCGGAGTGCCGCACGCGGTTCGCCGCGGGCGGCCTCGACCCGCTGGACTCCGCGGTGATCGCCGCGGTGGCGGCGGACGGCATGGCGACCGACGGCATGGTGACGGACGGCGCGGCGGACGGCGCGCGATGA